GTGTCGAAGGTGATCGGGGTGTACTTGAGGTTGTTGGCGCGGAAGTAGTCGGAAACGTTCAGCTCGGTAGTGGTACCGGCCTGGATGCAGATGGTTGCACCGTCCAGTTCCTTGGCACTTTTCACGCCCAGCTTGTTGTTTACCAGGAAGCCAATACCGTCGTAGTAGGTAATGAAGCCTGGGAATTTCAGGCCCATGCCAGCGTCGCGGGAGCTGGTCATGGTGGTGTTACGGGACAGGATGTCGACTTCGCCCGATTGAAGCGCGGTGAAACGCTCCTTGGCGTTCAACTGGCTGAATTTGACCTTGGTCGCGTCGCCGAAAACGGCAGCAGCTACAGCGCGGCACACGTCAGCGTCGATCCCCAGGATCTTGCCGCTGGCATCCGGTACCGAGAAACCCGGCAGGCCGTCACTCACGCCACATTGCACAAAGCCTTTCTTCTGCACGGCATCCAGGGTGGCGCCGGCTTGGGCGAAACCGCTGACACCCAGTACAGCCGCCGCAGTCACGATGGCCAGGGTGGATTTCAATACCTTCATTCAAACCTCCAGTTGCTCTTGTTGTGTCGGAGCTCGAACCTCAGCGCACCCTTATGAGGCGATATCGACCCGTGTTGGCTTTTTTTAGGGTCAAGCAGCATGAGGCTTCCGCAGTAATTCCAGCTGCTATCCCATAAGCGGCAGTCACTGATAGTGTTACCGTCCCAAGCGATAGTTCTGACATCGTTCAACACATAGCAAGGCCCGTACCAGAGTGATGGCTGAGTCGTTTCAGCCCATGGTCAATAGAAAAAGATTCAACCTTGCGACATTCTCTTAACAGATCAACCCGTCGCGCACCGTTCCGTCGCACTTAATC
The Pseudomonas poae DNA segment above includes these coding regions:
- a CDS encoding amino acid ABC transporter substrate-binding protein, which translates into the protein MKVLKSTLAIVTAAAVLGVSGFAQAGATLDAVQKKGFVQCGVSDGLPGFSVPDASGKILGIDADVCRAVAAAVFGDATKVKFSQLNAKERFTALQSGEVDILSRNTTMTSSRDAGMGLKFPGFITYYDGIGFLVNNKLGVKSAKELDGATICIQAGTTTELNVSDYFRANNLKYTPITFDTSDESAKSLESGRCDVLTSDKSQLFAQRSKLASPKDYVVLPETISKEPLGPVVRNGDDEWLAIVRWVGYAMLNAEEAGITSKNVEAEAKSTKNPDVARLLGADGEYGKDLKVKKDWVVQIVKQVGNYGEMFERNLGKSTPLEIDRGLNALWNNGGIQYAPPVR